The Sorangiineae bacterium MSr11367 genome window below encodes:
- a CDS encoding alkaline phosphatase family protein → MAPRQWTLALARFLTPAVLACACGPGAKSPPPTGSETRTTQSNGPSHRVVVSFVVDQFAAWIAAERLPLLPENGGFARLRREGTWVQRLRYAHAVTDTAPGHAALYTGAMPRDSGIFGNEVPDADGKRVTILLDPNVNAIGSEGPGKSPSSSIARLRVETVADAFRAANPNALIVSISLKDRGAIFAGGRRPTATLWYDSGTDRMVTSTAFAQSFPAWAAKGSSTEAMKAIRAPRWDLLDAEFTRTHAAGPDAQPGEGDAPGFGTTFPHEPSQAKAPAAGIRLSPNTDQALLDLGLAALDAENAKSRDTLLAISLSTPDYIGHVFGPDSWEAWDELQRIDRALAGFFSELDQRFGADGYAVMLAADHGGISLPELPTEARSWCKPGAPPDRFERPCKAGERLLPDDITRELLTATQQALGEGGWIQGVADPYVFLTAKGRQLLAAPTPSTSPGAPASAADSVAKVRARADKLRDTIRKTLLRHPGVLSVRESSELRRNGGSDAIDELVVNSIPPESGEFYVVPRAGSFFDPSQVVGYGSSHGTPYLYDRMVPMLVRAPKRVPAGVVKEEPVLFGAYARTLADLLGAPPPSAATKAPSLVKGP, encoded by the coding sequence ATGGCACCTCGACAGTGGACGCTCGCCCTTGCTCGGTTTCTGACGCCGGCCGTTCTTGCATGCGCATGTGGTCCCGGCGCCAAGAGCCCGCCACCCACGGGCTCGGAAACGCGCACCACGCAGTCGAACGGGCCCTCGCACCGGGTGGTCGTCAGCTTCGTCGTCGATCAGTTCGCCGCCTGGATTGCCGCCGAGCGCCTCCCGCTGTTGCCTGAAAACGGAGGCTTCGCGCGACTCCGGCGTGAAGGGACGTGGGTGCAGCGACTGCGCTATGCGCACGCGGTGACGGACACGGCGCCCGGCCACGCCGCGCTCTACACCGGCGCCATGCCGCGCGATTCGGGCATCTTCGGCAATGAGGTGCCCGACGCCGACGGCAAGCGGGTGACCATCCTGCTCGACCCCAATGTGAACGCGATTGGGAGCGAGGGGCCGGGCAAATCGCCTTCGTCGTCGATTGCGCGTTTGCGTGTCGAGACGGTAGCCGACGCCTTCCGCGCGGCCAACCCCAACGCCCTCATCGTGAGCATCTCGCTCAAAGACCGCGGTGCCATCTTCGCCGGCGGACGCCGCCCCACGGCCACGCTCTGGTACGACTCCGGCACGGATCGCATGGTGACGTCGACGGCGTTCGCCCAGAGCTTTCCCGCCTGGGCCGCCAAAGGAAGCTCGACCGAGGCCATGAAGGCCATCCGCGCCCCGCGCTGGGACCTGCTCGACGCCGAATTCACGCGGACCCATGCCGCAGGCCCCGACGCGCAGCCCGGCGAGGGCGATGCGCCCGGCTTTGGCACCACTTTTCCGCACGAGCCATCGCAAGCCAAAGCGCCCGCGGCCGGTATTCGCCTTTCGCCCAATACCGATCAGGCCCTGCTCGATTTGGGGCTCGCCGCGCTCGACGCGGAGAATGCCAAATCGCGCGATACGCTATTGGCTATTTCGCTTTCGACGCCGGATTACATCGGCCACGTGTTCGGCCCCGATTCGTGGGAAGCGTGGGACGAGCTGCAAAGGATCGATCGTGCGCTCGCCGGGTTCTTCTCGGAGCTCGACCAACGATTCGGCGCCGACGGCTACGCCGTGATGCTCGCCGCCGATCACGGAGGCATCTCGCTTCCCGAGTTGCCGACGGAGGCGCGCTCGTGGTGCAAGCCGGGCGCCCCGCCCGATCGCTTCGAGCGCCCTTGCAAAGCTGGCGAAAGGCTCTTGCCGGACGACATCACGCGCGAGCTCCTGACAGCCACGCAGCAGGCACTCGGTGAGGGCGGCTGGATCCAAGGCGTGGCCGATCCCTACGTGTTCCTCACGGCGAAAGGTCGCCAGCTGCTCGCCGCGCCCACGCCATCGACGTCCCCAGGGGCCCCGGCATCCGCCGCAGATTCCGTCGCCAAGGTGCGCGCGCGCGCCGATAAGCTGCGCGATACCATTCGCAAGACACTGCTCCGTCACCCGGGCGTGCTCTCCGTGCGCGAGAGCTCCGAGTTGCGCCGCAACGGCGGGAGCGATGCCATCGACGAGCTCGTGGTGAACTCCATCCCGCCCGAATCTGGCGAGTTTTACGTCGTCCCGCGCGCGGGGAGCTTCTTCGATCCCTCGCAGGTCGTGGGGTACGGTTCCAGCCACGGTACGCCATACCTCTACGATCGCATGGTGCCCATGTTGGTGCGCGCCCCCAAACGCGTCCCGGCCGGCGTCGTGAAGGAGGAGCCCGTTCTCTTCGGGGCCTATGCTCGTACCCTCGCCGATCTGCTCGGCGCACCGCCTCCGTCCGCTGCCACCAAGGCACCTTCCCTCGTCAAAGGACCATGA
- a CDS encoding serine/threonine protein kinase, which yields MTPHETPRDIPHFEGMIVGGKYVVLHFIGAGGMGTVWAGTHRTLGTRVAIKFIREEHVTNPDSRRRFEIEARAAARLQSQHAVHVYDYGVTAEGFPYIVMEYLQGESLSELIIREGPVSAREAANIIRQAAVALDRAHAAGIVHRDLKPDNIFLTTTAEAVGNEYPYIVKLVDFGIAKIFEEPIRTDRAPVPMGGPTQEGAVIGTPNFMSPEQLTSGGVPGVLTDLWSLGASTFAALTARIPFEGEVLGDIVLKVCAEPMPVPSEVNPEVPPGFDAWFAKACAREPHRRFQSAAEMSRALDQVCGMSAPAPVVVRDDQVQYALKPASPEALAALAELDEPRSMSPRTALLAGLVLGVAVMIGVAGFIAYRDKVASETQEQLLRNPPAAAVPQPGPRAADAGRR from the coding sequence ATGACGCCGCACGAGACTCCTCGGGACATTCCCCACTTCGAGGGGATGATTGTCGGCGGCAAATACGTCGTATTGCATTTCATCGGCGCCGGCGGCATGGGCACGGTCTGGGCGGGCACGCATCGCACGTTGGGCACCCGTGTGGCCATCAAGTTCATTCGCGAGGAGCACGTCACCAATCCGGATTCGCGCCGGCGCTTCGAAATCGAAGCCCGCGCGGCCGCGCGCCTCCAGAGCCAGCACGCGGTGCACGTCTACGACTACGGCGTCACCGCCGAGGGGTTCCCTTACATCGTGATGGAGTACCTTCAAGGCGAATCGCTCTCGGAGCTGATCATCCGCGAAGGCCCCGTCTCGGCGCGCGAGGCGGCGAACATCATTCGGCAGGCGGCGGTCGCGCTGGATCGCGCGCACGCCGCGGGCATCGTTCACCGCGATTTGAAGCCAGACAACATTTTCCTCACGACCACGGCGGAGGCCGTCGGCAACGAATATCCCTACATCGTCAAATTGGTCGACTTCGGAATTGCCAAGATCTTCGAAGAGCCGATTCGCACGGACCGCGCACCGGTGCCCATGGGCGGACCGACGCAGGAGGGCGCGGTCATCGGCACACCGAATTTCATGAGCCCGGAGCAACTCACCTCGGGTGGCGTGCCCGGTGTGCTCACCGATCTGTGGTCCCTCGGTGCGAGCACCTTCGCCGCCCTGACCGCGCGCATTCCCTTCGAGGGCGAAGTGCTCGGCGACATCGTGCTCAAGGTTTGCGCGGAGCCGATGCCCGTGCCATCGGAGGTCAATCCCGAGGTGCCGCCCGGCTTCGATGCGTGGTTTGCCAAGGCGTGCGCACGCGAGCCGCACCGGCGTTTTCAAAGTGCCGCGGAGATGTCGCGGGCGCTCGATCAGGTGTGCGGCATGAGCGCGCCGGCGCCCGTCGTCGTACGCGACGATCAGGTGCAGTACGCCTTGAAGCCCGCGAGCCCGGAGGCCCTCGCCGCATTGGCGGAGCTCGACGAGCCGCGATCCATGTCGCCGCGCACCGCGCTTTTGGCCGGGCTGGTGCTCGGCGTGGCCGTGATGATCGGCGTGGCCGGCTTCATCGCGTACCGCGACAAGGTTGCAAGTGAGACGCAGGAGCAGCTGCTTCGCAATCCCCCCGCCGCGGCGGTCCCGCAACCGGGCCCCCGGGCGGCGGACGCCGGACGGCGCTGA
- a CDS encoding rhodanese-like domain-containing protein translates to MSHRFSFLLEIPAAPPEEAHRHFAGKLAFETDPADVHLDLERKTADFALVDVRSAEAYADMHIPGALHMAARAIHEASVAPLRGKLVVVYCWSISCNGSTRAAAKLSALGLSVKEMIGGLDAWVREGYPVEGRLPKDVSFDEYSRRHHA, encoded by the coding sequence ATGTCCCATCGCTTCTCCTTTCTCCTGGAAATTCCCGCCGCACCGCCCGAGGAGGCGCATCGGCATTTCGCGGGCAAACTCGCCTTCGAGACGGATCCGGCCGACGTCCATCTGGACCTCGAACGCAAAACGGCGGACTTCGCATTGGTCGACGTGCGCAGCGCCGAAGCCTACGCCGACATGCACATTCCCGGCGCCCTCCACATGGCCGCGCGCGCCATTCACGAGGCGTCCGTCGCGCCGCTGCGCGGCAAGCTCGTCGTCGTCTATTGCTGGAGCATCTCCTGCAATGGCTCCACGCGGGCGGCCGCGAAGTTGAGTGCGCTCGGCCTCTCCGTCAAAGAGATGATCGGCGGCCTCGATGCCTGGGTCCGTGAGGGCTACCCCGTCGAAGGTCGATTGCCCAAGGATGTATCCTTCGACGAGTATTCGCGCCGGCACCACGCATGA
- a CDS encoding PLP-dependent aminotransferase family protein gives MTRRSTAPLVSIHVARAGAGSIAQALRDAIARGSLAPGARLPATRTLAADLGVSRTTVEAAFAQLDSEGLLVRRVGIGTFVSPTASRDVAPRTVSPRRGGEAPPSLSSRGRTLVEHGRENAMTLTRAFTPCIPNLDAFPFGIWNRLLARRAKSSSPALAGSIEPAGLHALREAVAAYAGSHRGVRCTYRHVLIASSTQQVLDLCARVLLDPGDSVWMEEPGYLGARSAFRAAGANLVPIPVDADGLSVDAGIAHAPHARLAYVTPSFQYPLGVTLAPARRTALLTWARRAGAWIFEDDYDSEFRFAGRPLAAIQGTDAHEHVLYAGTFNKVMFPSLRLAYLIAPVDVIDALVLARLASDGPPAALLQATLADFMSEGHFAAHIRTTRTLCEERRDTLLDSVSRELRGTLTVDRTENGMHCVGWLPRGENDATVSHRVHEHGLDMPPLSRYFLESSRATRPALLVSYAAASPAEIRAGIRLLATLI, from the coding sequence TTGACCCGGCGCTCGACCGCCCCCCTCGTCTCGATTCACGTCGCCCGGGCGGGGGCCGGCTCGATCGCCCAAGCGCTGCGGGATGCCATCGCGCGCGGGAGCCTCGCGCCGGGCGCCCGCCTTCCCGCCACACGGACCCTCGCGGCCGATCTCGGGGTCTCCCGCACCACCGTGGAAGCCGCCTTCGCGCAGCTCGATTCCGAGGGCCTGCTCGTGCGCCGCGTCGGCATCGGCACCTTCGTCTCCCCCACCGCATCCCGCGACGTCGCGCCCCGTACCGTCAGCCCCCGCAGGGGAGGGGAGGCGCCACCTTCTCTCTCCTCCCGTGGCCGCACCCTCGTCGAGCACGGCCGCGAAAACGCCATGACCCTCACGCGCGCCTTCACCCCCTGCATCCCGAACCTCGATGCCTTTCCCTTCGGCATCTGGAACCGGCTCCTCGCCCGCCGCGCCAAGTCCTCGAGCCCCGCCTTGGCCGGCTCCATCGAGCCCGCCGGCCTGCACGCGCTCCGCGAAGCCGTCGCCGCCTATGCCGGCTCGCACCGCGGCGTGCGTTGCACGTACCGCCACGTGCTCATCGCCTCCAGCACGCAGCAGGTGCTCGACCTCTGCGCACGCGTCCTCCTCGATCCCGGCGACTCGGTCTGGATGGAGGAACCCGGCTACCTCGGCGCACGCAGCGCATTTCGTGCTGCCGGCGCGAACCTCGTGCCCATCCCGGTCGACGCCGACGGCCTGTCCGTCGATGCAGGCATCGCACACGCCCCGCATGCACGACTCGCCTACGTGACCCCCTCGTTCCAATACCCGCTCGGCGTGACCTTGGCCCCCGCACGCCGCACGGCACTTCTCACGTGGGCACGCCGCGCCGGTGCGTGGATCTTCGAGGACGACTACGACAGCGAATTCCGCTTCGCCGGGCGACCGCTGGCCGCCATCCAGGGCACCGATGCGCACGAGCACGTGCTCTATGCCGGCACCTTCAACAAGGTCATGTTCCCGTCCTTGCGCCTCGCGTACCTCATCGCGCCGGTGGACGTCATCGACGCCCTCGTCCTGGCGCGCCTCGCGAGCGATGGACCGCCGGCGGCACTGCTCCAGGCGACGTTGGCCGACTTCATGTCCGAGGGCCACTTCGCAGCGCACATCCGCACCACGCGGACACTCTGCGAGGAACGACGCGACACCTTGCTCGACAGCGTCTCCCGCGAGCTCCGAGGCACCTTGACCGTCGACCGAACCGAGAACGGCATGCACTGCGTCGGCTGGCTCCCACGCGGCGAAAACGACGCCACCGTGAGCCACCGCGTGCACGAGCACGGGCTCGATATGCCACCCCTGTCGCGGTACTTCCTCGAGTCTTCGCGTGCGACGCGCCCCGCCCTGTTGGTGAGCTACGCCGCAGCCAGCCCCGCCGAAATCCGCGCCGGCATCCGTCTTCTAGCTACGTTGATCTAG